One window from the genome of Treponema sp. OMZ 838 encodes:
- a CDS encoding transcriptional regulator: protein MMSKHTLALLQQIAHGIAVHFGNNCEVLVHDLTAGYTNSSIVIIENGTVTMRKIGDGPSHVVLEALNSDRKTLEDKLSYLTKTKDGRILKSSSMFIRNEDDAIEAVLSINLDITPMQMAENVLRQLISPISVKNEPENILQNVNDLLDELIEQSVHIVGKPVALMNKEDKITAIKFLNESGAFLITKSGDKISSYFGISKYTLYSYIDAGASGHL, encoded by the coding sequence ATGATGTCCAAACACACCCTTGCGCTGCTGCAGCAAATTGCACACGGTATTGCTGTCCATTTCGGTAATAATTGTGAAGTACTTGTGCACGACCTTACCGCTGGCTATACCAACAGCTCAATCGTCATTATAGAAAACGGTACTGTTACGATGCGGAAAATCGGTGACGGGCCGTCTCATGTAGTGCTTGAGGCGCTCAATAGCGATCGTAAAACGTTGGAAGACAAACTCAGTTATCTGACAAAAACGAAGGACGGACGCATTCTTAAATCGAGCAGTATGTTTATCAGAAATGAAGATGATGCAATCGAGGCGGTACTTTCGATTAATCTTGATATTACACCGATGCAGATGGCGGAAAATGTATTGCGGCAGCTTATTTCGCCGATCAGTGTTAAAAATGAACCTGAGAATATTCTGCAGAATGTCAACGATCTGTTGGACGAGCTTATCGAACAATCCGTTCATATTGTGGGTAAGCCGGTTGCATTGATGAATAAAGAAGATAAAATTACGGCGATTAAGTTTTTAAATGAGTCCGGCGCTTTTTTAATTACAAAATCCGGCGATAAGATTTCAAGTTACTTCGGTATTTCCAAGTATACGCTCTACAGCTATATAGATGCCGGCGCGAGCGGGCATCTATAA
- a CDS encoding tetratricopeptide repeat protein codes for MQKLYRYGLLCIGFCFVFMMNSCVSTSSAKRDESNVQKYGKDGRDILLIFTGSDWSQEAEEFSKNILTESCKTELAANYAVRFIDLLRNPSEGERAAAQQNYLLFSEYAVPDVPFIILQTAEQDTYASAVIESDIKSGMQLIEKIKGLTAQRTNVVEARKRIGSTKGAEKAQAIDDFLNTVGNPEAHRYDSLRMQVPALDPHNQSGLKGKYVLMSADIRAKSFAQQGNYLKAGDEYKTAAETGDLSPAELQLAWYLTAYSHLMAGSADTEIIVGYLQRAIEADPQNPAVPQLNQAIHKLRNDVQLKK; via the coding sequence ATGCAAAAATTATATCGATATGGATTATTATGTATCGGCTTTTGTTTTGTCTTTATGATGAACAGCTGTGTTTCTACTTCTTCGGCAAAACGTGATGAGTCAAATGTTCAAAAATACGGCAAGGACGGCAGAGATATACTGCTTATCTTTACCGGTTCGGATTGGTCACAGGAAGCGGAAGAATTTTCAAAAAACATCCTTACCGAATCGTGTAAAACGGAATTGGCAGCGAACTATGCCGTCCGTTTTATCGACTTATTACGTAATCCTTCGGAGGGTGAACGAGCGGCTGCACAACAGAACTATCTGTTGTTTTCCGAATATGCAGTGCCGGATGTCCCTTTTATTATACTGCAAACAGCCGAACAAGATACGTATGCCTCTGCCGTTATAGAATCGGATATAAAGAGCGGCATGCAGTTGATAGAAAAGATTAAAGGGCTGACAGCACAGCGGACAAATGTAGTTGAAGCACGAAAGCGTATCGGCAGTACAAAAGGAGCGGAAAAAGCACAGGCAATCGATGACTTTTTAAATACGGTTGGTAATCCGGAAGCTCACCGCTATGATTCGTTACGGATGCAAGTACCCGCGCTCGATCCCCATAATCAATCGGGACTCAAAGGCAAATACGTATTGATGAGCGCCGACATACGGGCAAAGAGCTTTGCACAACAGGGAAATTATCTTAAAGCAGGCGATGAATATAAAACTGCCGCAGAAACGGGCGATCTTTCTCCTGCCGAATTACAGCTTGCATGGTATTTAACGGCTTATTCTCATCTCATGGCGGGAAGCGCCGATACGGAAATCATCGTTGGATATTTACAAAGGGCGATTGAAGCGGATCCTCAAAATCCCGCGGTTCCACAACTTAATCAGGCAATACATAAGCTGCGAAACGATGTTCAGTTAAAAAAATAA
- a CDS encoding tRNA 2-thiocytidine biosynthesis TtcA family protein, protein MANPKLFRTIDKAVSEYNMIEAGDRILIAASGGKDSTALTEYFAARLQRRHPVFEASALHIATDIGSEFAPELAKRFKSWGIDLTVKTISVLERLKTGKKMNCWWCSSQRRLELSKYAQEHGFNKIALGHHLDDILETALMNALTKGELAAMPPVLKFDKFPLTFIRPLCLADIPMIVRHAEMQGYISSTCTCSYQDNSGRKTARSRLDKLTDGNYELKRKLFDALRNVNAAYLP, encoded by the coding sequence ATGGCAAATCCCAAGCTGTTTAGAACAATCGATAAGGCTGTTTCCGAATATAATATGATAGAAGCCGGCGACCGGATTTTGATTGCAGCATCCGGCGGAAAGGATTCAACGGCTCTTACGGAATATTTTGCAGCACGGCTCCAACGCCGGCATCCGGTTTTTGAAGCCTCTGCACTCCATATCGCCACGGATATCGGCTCAGAATTCGCGCCTGAATTGGCGAAGCGGTTTAAAAGCTGGGGAATTGATTTAACCGTTAAAACAATTTCGGTACTGGAGCGGCTTAAAACCGGCAAGAAGATGAACTGCTGGTGGTGCTCCAGCCAGCGCCGCTTGGAGCTGAGCAAATATGCGCAGGAGCACGGCTTTAATAAAATTGCGCTCGGACACCACTTGGACGATATTCTGGAAACGGCGCTGATGAATGCGCTGACAAAGGGAGAGCTTGCTGCAATGCCTCCCGTACTGAAGTTCGATAAATTCCCGTTGACCTTTATCCGCCCGCTCTGTCTCGCCGACATCCCGATGATTGTCCGTCATGCAGAAATGCAGGGGTATATTTCTTCCACCTGTACATGCAGCTATCAGGATAATTCAGGCAGAAAAACCGCTCGTTCCCGCTTGGATAAGCTTACAGATGGTAACTATGAGTTAAAGCGTAAGCTTTTCGATGCGTTGAGGAATGTTAATGCGGCGTACCTACCCTAG
- a CDS encoding SemiSWEET family transporter has protein sequence MSENKLKIIGWIGTALSVTMYISYIPQIMNNLSGNKTVFLQPLAAAVNCTIWVLYALLKDKRDYPLAAANAPGIIFGLIATITAF, from the coding sequence ATGAGCGAAAACAAATTAAAGATTATCGGGTGGATAGGCACAGCATTATCGGTTACCATGTACATATCTTATATCCCTCAGATTATGAATAACTTAAGCGGAAATAAAACCGTCTTTCTTCAGCCCTTAGCGGCAGCCGTCAATTGCACAATATGGGTTTTATACGCATTGCTGAAAGATAAAAGAGATTACCCGCTTGCAGCAGCAAACGCTCCCGGGATTATTTTCGGGTTGATAGCGACAATTACCGCTTTTTAG
- a CDS encoding potassium/proton antiporter, giving the protein MILFISFLIILAMLSTKISDKFGLPLLIGFILIGVLVGSDVLNLFYFDNALLTKKIADILLIFIIFDGGFCVSKDTFHKVAGPSMTLAILGVALTSVTLGFLIHFVLKFDLAYSMLISSIISSTDAAGVFMITKSNPIKDKLAATLNVESAANDPMAILLTLTFVHIATGAFDTPALTVARLIWQFVGGIIIGYFAFQISVWLFNRLQSDNRGNYNVLMLGCVLLGYGAAELCQANGIIAVFFMGYWIGNTAFPAKRSVGSFLESVSTIFNITLFIMLGLLSFPHRFVHIWKEALIIVGIMMFVARPLAVLISTFPFQYTRKEKFFLMWGGIKGAVPIVLATYPLANGLDENGFIFDTIFFAVFLSCIIQGTTLAPLARLLKFTDPKKPESLYSVELYSLKASDVDIFDIYIEDHSGSIGQKISNLHLDKDTLISSIVRGGKIIFPKGDTVIQKSDILYVLAHSAKIQEITDKLNEPRE; this is encoded by the coding sequence ATGATTCTGTTTATCTCCTTTCTTATCATTTTGGCGATGCTTTCAACCAAAATCAGCGATAAATTCGGGCTGCCGCTCCTTATCGGCTTTATTCTTATCGGTGTGCTGGTTGGAAGCGATGTTTTAAATTTATTCTATTTTGATAATGCCCTTTTAACCAAAAAAATTGCGGATATTCTGTTGATCTTTATTATTTTTGACGGCGGATTCTGCGTTTCTAAAGATACGTTTCACAAAGTTGCCGGACCATCGATGACCCTTGCAATACTCGGCGTTGCGCTTACTTCGGTAACACTCGGGTTCTTAATTCACTTTGTCCTAAAATTCGATTTAGCATACTCGATGTTGATTTCTTCTATTATTTCTTCCACTGATGCGGCCGGGGTTTTTATGATTACCAAATCAAACCCGATTAAGGATAAACTTGCGGCAACGCTCAATGTTGAATCCGCAGCGAACGACCCGATGGCAATTTTGCTGACCCTCACCTTTGTGCATATTGCAACCGGAGCATTTGATACCCCTGCCTTAACTGTTGCTCGGCTTATTTGGCAGTTTGTCGGCGGCATCATTATTGGTTACTTTGCCTTTCAAATTTCGGTATGGTTGTTCAACCGGCTACAGTCGGATAATAGAGGGAATTATAACGTACTGATGCTGGGCTGCGTACTGCTTGGATACGGCGCAGCGGAGCTTTGTCAAGCGAACGGAATTATCGCAGTATTTTTTATGGGCTACTGGATCGGTAATACCGCTTTTCCTGCAAAGCGCAGCGTCGGAAGTTTTCTCGAAAGCGTTTCTACTATTTTTAATATCACGCTCTTTATTATGCTCGGGCTTTTATCGTTTCCCCACCGATTCGTCCATATCTGGAAAGAAGCGCTCATCATTGTCGGCATTATGATGTTTGTCGCTCGCCCGCTTGCCGTATTGATCTCTACGTTTCCATTTCAATATACACGGAAGGAAAAATTCTTTTTAATGTGGGGCGGTATTAAAGGTGCGGTTCCCATTGTTCTTGCAACCTACCCGCTTGCGAACGGGTTGGACGAGAACGGCTTTATCTTTGATACGATCTTCTTTGCTGTTTTTCTTTCTTGTATTATTCAAGGAACCACGCTTGCACCGCTTGCACGGCTCTTAAAGTTTACCGACCCAAAGAAACCGGAGTCGCTGTATTCGGTCGAACTGTACTCGCTTAAAGCAAGCGACGTTGATATCTTTGATATTTATATAGAAGATCATTCCGGCAGTATCGGTCAAAAAATCAGCAACCTCCATCTTGATAAGGATACGCTCATCAGCTCAATCGTACGCGGGGGAAAAATCATCTTTCCTAAGGGCGATACCGTTATTCAAAAAAGCGATATTCTCTATGTGCTCGCTCATTCTGCAAAAATACAGGAAATTACCGACAAGCTCAACGAACCGCGCGAGTAA
- a CDS encoding DUF1697 domain-containing protein yields MDYIALLRGINVGSSVKINMKELKTLFEQCGFSNISTYINSGNVIFQSHDAKNSITENIEQALHITTGNEVKVLVKTKSEMVKIAKSIPSDWQNNDAQKTDVAYLFDSIDNENIINELPIRKEYIQLIYVKGALIWNVRREDYNKSHLNKVISHKVYKDMTIRNVNTARYLATC; encoded by the coding sequence ATGGATTATATAGCATTGCTCAGAGGTATCAATGTTGGAAGCTCTGTAAAAATTAACATGAAAGAATTGAAAACATTATTTGAGCAATGCGGTTTTTCAAACATTTCAACATATATCAATTCCGGAAACGTTATTTTTCAATCACATGACGCGAAAAATAGTATTACAGAGAATATTGAACAAGCATTGCATATAACGACCGGGAATGAAGTAAAAGTATTAGTAAAAACAAAAAGTGAGATGGTAAAAATAGCAAAGAGCATCCCCAGTGATTGGCAAAATAATGATGCTCAAAAGACTGATGTAGCCTATTTATTTGACTCAATAGATAATGAAAACATAATAAATGAATTACCAATAAGAAAAGAATATATACAATTAATATATGTTAAGGGTGCGTTAATCTGGAATGTTCGGCGAGAAGATTATAATAAAAGCCATTTAAATAAAGTAATATCGCATAAAGTATATAAAGATATGACAATACGAAATGTTAATACGGCTCGATATCTTGCAACGTGCTAA
- a CDS encoding YibE/F family protein, with the protein MQEKLFAGAVLIITVLLCLGMPKVSNKLKPESPFTQEFAEGIIEEVLEEDLSPDPVVQGRYRGTQKLRVKILEGKYKNTEFEVYNTLSSLHSNFAYKGLKAVFTLRESGGQTAVWLYNLKRDTYVFVLLGLFFAALIILGRGQGLKSALGLVFTCVLIVTVLIPALFAGFPPVPISIGLVSIMTIVSFILISGFTRKTYTAIAGTVSGITIAGIISAIVSYSAQLSGVNMEGGEQLLNLAPDYNLKLDGLLFTSILIASLGAVMDVSMSIASSMQEILAVNPRLSKKELFKSGLTVGKDITGTMSNTLILAFAGASLPLVMMIWGYGMSFKQFINIPRIVIEIMHGISGSIGIIAAVPCTALVALVVLKIPAAGKVRK; encoded by the coding sequence ATGCAAGAAAAACTATTCGCAGGAGCAGTGCTGATCATTACAGTGCTCCTCTGTCTCGGTATGCCGAAAGTTTCAAATAAACTCAAGCCCGAATCTCCGTTTACCCAAGAATTTGCTGAGGGTATTATCGAGGAGGTGCTGGAAGAAGACCTTTCTCCCGATCCTGTTGTACAAGGAAGATATCGCGGTACGCAGAAACTTCGTGTTAAAATTCTGGAAGGGAAATATAAAAATACCGAATTTGAAGTGTATAATACGCTCAGCAGCTTACACAGTAATTTTGCGTATAAGGGCTTGAAAGCGGTGTTCACGCTGCGGGAGAGCGGCGGGCAAACTGCGGTATGGCTTTATAACCTCAAGCGCGATACCTATGTCTTTGTGCTGCTGGGGTTGTTCTTTGCCGCGCTGATTATTCTCGGTAGGGGACAGGGCTTAAAGTCTGCGCTTGGACTTGTGTTTACCTGTGTACTTATTGTTACCGTCCTTATTCCCGCTCTGTTTGCCGGCTTCCCGCCCGTGCCGATTTCTATCGGGCTTGTTTCCATTATGACCATCGTCAGCTTTATTTTGATAAGCGGCTTTACGCGCAAAACATATACCGCAATCGCAGGTACCGTGTCCGGTATTACCATTGCCGGAATTATCTCGGCAATCGTTTCTTATTCGGCGCAGCTTTCCGGTGTCAATATGGAAGGAGGCGAACAGCTGCTCAACTTGGCCCCTGATTATAACCTCAAGCTGGACGGACTGCTGTTTACCTCAATTTTGATTGCCTCGCTCGGTGCCGTGATGGATGTCAGTATGTCTATCGCTTCTTCTATGCAGGAGATTTTAGCGGTCAATCCGCGCCTCAGCAAAAAAGAGTTGTTTAAGTCGGGATTGACCGTAGGCAAAGATATTACCGGCACGATGAGTAACACGCTTATTTTAGCCTTTGCCGGGGCGTCGCTGCCGCTTGTGATGATGATTTGGGGCTACGGCATGAGCTTTAAGCAGTTTATCAATATACCGCGCATCGTCATAGAAATTATGCACGGTATTTCCGGAAGCATCGGTATTATTGCGGCTGTTCCATGCACGGCGCTGGTTGCTCTTGTTGTACTGAAAATACCTGCTGCCGGGAAAGTACGAAAATAG
- a CDS encoding methyl-accepting chemotaxis protein: protein MAKKRFSISNKLIIIFGLLIAAASVTEGALAISFARKAVIEKLEVQLIDKALDEAEIIDAKITAFFQFLEGLSHIPILYDPNASYQEKIEQLQNNAISNNTIQELNISDTAGVCYAESGTVNVNDREWFKASMRGERFVSDLLISKTTQKLISTFSIPLYDENQRIAGVLSADISGLWFRDNIKDITIGKSGNCYIIGPTGATIADQDINAVTSMLNPSQEGQSNTELDSCGKFERNAIASSQPGIGYYEYEGVPKIAAYTKLKSAAWTTIVCAPVDEFMETVNTLRLSLILIGFVIFIGAVIIVYLAARSMIQPVKRTVSALKNIAQGEGDLTVSLPVTGNDEITDLSEYFNETIAKIRNAIKSIGVNCNQMEEIGNELSTNMTETASAVHQISANIDGVKHQAMTQAASVTETAATVEEIVRTIKQLNTGIEMQAASVAQSSSSIEEMVANIASIGQTLTKTDSAIKELTTATANGKATIVTSNTVTQKIAEESGSLLEASSVIQHIASQTNLLAMNAAIEAAHAGEAGKGFAVVADEIRKLAEESSVQGKTITTTLKMLSAEIETLSASSKTVEGNFNSIFTLAEQVKEMSARLTESMKEQEHGSKEVLTAIKNINTVTMEVQAGSEEMLKGGEGVAQEMRKLDNLTRIITDSMNEMAAGAVQINNAVQEVNEITQKNKQSIENLATEVSKFKTN, encoded by the coding sequence ATGGCAAAAAAACGTTTTTCAATCAGCAACAAATTGATTATCATTTTCGGACTTTTAATTGCAGCGGCCTCCGTAACGGAAGGAGCTCTGGCAATCAGCTTTGCACGGAAAGCCGTTATCGAAAAATTGGAAGTTCAGCTTATCGATAAGGCTTTGGATGAAGCGGAAATTATCGACGCAAAAATAACTGCTTTTTTTCAATTTCTAGAAGGATTATCTCACATACCGATACTGTATGATCCGAATGCTTCATATCAAGAAAAAATAGAACAGCTGCAAAACAATGCCATAAGCAACAATACAATACAGGAGCTTAATATCAGTGATACCGCCGGTGTCTGTTATGCAGAAAGCGGTACGGTAAATGTAAACGACAGAGAATGGTTTAAAGCCTCAATGAGAGGGGAACGTTTTGTTTCCGACTTACTGATTTCAAAAACAACTCAAAAGTTGATCAGCACATTCTCGATTCCGCTTTACGATGAGAATCAACGCATCGCGGGTGTTTTATCAGCCGATATTTCCGGCCTATGGTTCAGGGACAATATCAAAGACATTACCATCGGTAAAAGCGGCAATTGCTACATCATAGGACCTACGGGAGCAACCATTGCCGATCAGGATATTAATGCGGTAACAAGCATGCTCAACCCAAGCCAAGAAGGACAGAGCAATACTGAATTGGATTCTTGCGGAAAATTTGAAAGAAACGCGATAGCTTCTTCACAACCCGGCATCGGCTATTATGAGTACGAGGGAGTTCCCAAAATTGCGGCTTATACAAAATTGAAGTCAGCCGCATGGACTACTATCGTATGTGCACCTGTAGACGAATTTATGGAAACCGTCAATACACTCCGGCTCAGTCTGATTTTAATCGGATTCGTTATTTTTATAGGAGCCGTTATTATCGTCTATTTAGCAGCTCGGAGTATGATACAACCGGTTAAGCGGACGGTTTCGGCTTTAAAAAATATTGCACAGGGTGAAGGTGATTTAACCGTAAGTCTTCCGGTAACAGGGAATGATGAAATTACGGACTTATCGGAATATTTTAACGAGACGATTGCAAAAATAAGAAACGCAATCAAATCGATAGGTGTGAACTGCAATCAAATGGAAGAAATCGGAAATGAGTTGTCTACCAATATGACCGAAACGGCAAGCGCAGTACATCAAATCAGTGCGAATATCGATGGGGTAAAACACCAAGCAATGACTCAAGCGGCAAGCGTTACCGAAACAGCGGCAACCGTTGAGGAAATTGTCCGAACCATTAAGCAGTTGAATACAGGCATCGAAATGCAAGCGGCAAGTGTTGCACAGTCATCGTCATCTATAGAAGAAATGGTCGCAAATATCGCTTCGATCGGACAAACACTCACTAAAACCGATAGCGCTATTAAAGAGCTTACAACCGCAACCGCTAACGGCAAAGCTACGATCGTTACATCGAATACCGTAACGCAGAAAATTGCAGAAGAATCAGGTTCTTTACTGGAAGCGTCAAGCGTCATCCAGCACATTGCATCGCAGACAAACTTATTGGCAATGAATGCTGCAATAGAAGCTGCACATGCAGGAGAAGCCGGTAAGGGCTTTGCCGTTGTAGCTGATGAGATAAGAAAGCTTGCCGAAGAATCTTCGGTACAAGGGAAAACGATCACAACAACCTTAAAAATGCTTTCAGCGGAAATAGAAACCCTTTCCGCATCATCCAAAACGGTAGAAGGAAATTTCAATAGTATTTTTACTCTTGCAGAACAGGTTAAAGAGATGAGCGCCCGCCTAACCGAATCGATGAAAGAACAGGAGCACGGCAGCAAAGAAGTATTGACAGCTATTAAGAACATCAACACGGTAACAATGGAAGTACAAGCCGGTTCCGAGGAAATGCTGAAAGGCGGTGAAGGTGTTGCTCAGGAAATGCGAAAACTGGATAATCTTACCCGCATCATAACTGACAGTATGAATGAGATGGCGGCAGGTGCGGTGCAGATTAACAATGCCGTGCAGGAAGTAAACGAGATTACGCAAAAGAACAAGCAGAGTATTGAGAATCTGGCAACCGAGGTCTCTAAATTCAAAACCAATTAG
- a CDS encoding bifunctional UDP-sugar hydrolase/5'-nucleotidase — protein sequence MIKKRMLHFVAALIFVFSLTACVETNSAARSTEQASARTAKARGKQSDEVKLTHKIIQKGQPGADAVTLTFGVTGDVHGRLYAYDYAVCEETAGAGFVKTYVLAKELRAQNPNTVLIDVGDTVQDNSADLFNDLDTHPMIQALNYMNYDIWVLGNHEFNFEKEFLARNIRHFNGSVVSANIKNTKDGSNFVLPYQLFNIEGVRVAVIGMVPPHIPMWEAAAPSHFKGLEFEDPIAVARKTVDSLKGQYDVLIGAFHLGRNGEYGTNSGVIEMAKQIPEFDLIFGGHEHARYASIVDGQNGDKTWIIEPGCYGWALAVGEVQVKKDNGAWKVVSVKAENRETAKIAADKAMEKEFNFVHDKSVADANLIVGKVTADFIPRVDYITGKDKVTTMPTIQLEDTALIDLINNVQLYYTKADVAAAAAFRFDMNLKKGDFKKKDVAFIYKYSNTLMGVNMTGENLLKYMEWSASYYNTAKKGDVTISFNPNVRGYNYDMFEGVDYDIDISKEAGNRITNAKIKGQALDPKKVYKVAVNNYRFGTLQNLKLATPQDVYYDSYEVMQDAGRIRDLIGAYVKKVDKGVITPKVNYNWKIIGFNPNVAERDKIFDEIRAGTIMIPTSADGRTPNVKSININDLKK from the coding sequence ATGATCAAGAAAAGAATGCTGCATTTTGTAGCTGCATTGATTTTTGTTTTTTCGCTGACCGCTTGCGTTGAAACAAATTCTGCAGCACGAAGCACGGAACAGGCCTCTGCACGTACAGCAAAGGCGCGCGGAAAACAATCTGATGAGGTAAAGCTTACCCACAAGATTATTCAAAAGGGACAGCCGGGCGCGGATGCCGTTACCCTTACCTTCGGTGTAACCGGCGACGTACATGGACGGCTCTATGCCTATGACTACGCAGTCTGTGAAGAGACCGCGGGAGCCGGTTTTGTAAAAACTTACGTACTTGCAAAGGAATTGCGGGCACAAAATCCCAACACCGTTTTGATCGATGTCGGCGACACAGTACAGGACAACAGTGCGGATCTGTTTAACGACCTCGATACCCATCCGATGATTCAAGCCCTCAACTACATGAATTATGATATTTGGGTATTGGGTAACCATGAGTTCAATTTTGAAAAAGAATTCCTTGCCCGTAATATCCGCCACTTTAACGGTTCGGTTGTAAGTGCCAATATCAAAAACACAAAGGACGGCAGCAACTTTGTACTGCCCTATCAGCTGTTTAATATTGAAGGTGTCCGCGTTGCCGTTATCGGTATGGTGCCGCCTCATATCCCGATGTGGGAAGCTGCCGCACCGTCTCACTTTAAAGGGTTGGAATTTGAAGATCCGATAGCTGTTGCACGTAAAACCGTCGATTCCTTAAAGGGGCAATATGACGTTCTAATCGGTGCGTTCCATCTTGGGCGCAACGGTGAATACGGTACCAACAGCGGCGTTATCGAAATGGCAAAGCAAATTCCGGAATTCGATTTAATCTTCGGCGGACATGAACACGCCCGTTATGCAAGCATTGTAGACGGTCAGAACGGTGATAAAACATGGATCATTGAACCGGGGTGTTACGGCTGGGCTTTAGCGGTTGGAGAAGTACAGGTTAAAAAAGACAACGGCGCATGGAAGGTTGTTTCCGTAAAAGCAGAAAACCGCGAAACTGCCAAAATTGCTGCCGATAAAGCGATGGAAAAAGAGTTTAACTTTGTACATGATAAATCCGTTGCAGATGCAAACCTCATTGTCGGAAAGGTTACGGCAGATTTTATCCCGCGTGTTGATTACATTACCGGAAAAGACAAAGTTACGACCATGCCTACTATTCAGCTTGAAGATACCGCACTCATTGATTTAATCAACAATGTGCAGCTTTATTACACAAAGGCTGATGTTGCTGCCGCTGCCGCTTTCCGCTTTGATATGAATTTAAAGAAAGGGGATTTCAAGAAAAAGGATGTGGCCTTTATCTATAAATATTCCAATACGCTGATGGGTGTTAATATGACCGGTGAGAACCTGTTAAAATACATGGAGTGGTCGGCTTCATATTACAACACTGCAAAGAAAGGCGATGTAACGATTTCGTTTAATCCCAATGTGCGCGGTTATAACTATGATATGTTTGAAGGTGTCGATTACGACATCGATATTTCAAAAGAGGCTGGGAATAGAATTACAAACGCCAAGATAAAAGGGCAGGCACTTGATCCTAAAAAGGTGTATAAGGTTGCCGTCAATAACTACCGCTTCGGTACGCTGCAAAACTTAAAACTTGCAACACCTCAAGACGTGTATTACGATTCGTATGAAGTAATGCAGGATGCCGGGCGTATTCGAGATTTGATCGGTGCGTATGTAAAGAAAGTCGATAAGGGCGTTATTACTCCCAAGGTTAATTACAACTGGAAGATTATCGGTTTTAATCCGAATGTTGCCGAACGGGATAAGATTTTTGATGAGATTAGAGCGGGTACTATCATGATTCCGACTTCTGCGGACGGAAGAACTCCGAACGTTAAATCCATCAATATTAACGACCTCAAGAAGTAA